One genomic segment of Paenibacillus xylanexedens includes these proteins:
- the loaP gene encoding antiterminator LoaP: MNWYSFFVQSGKEEEIKLFMDRFYALQHLSCLVPKRMIPERKQGKTRHCTKVLFPGYIFIQTGQIQDLYYNIKKTPYILYMVNGGIHKHDQAANFFTPIPKEQMDWLIQLCGVNGTMGYSDIILGGNQIKVTSGPLLGKEAMIRKIDKRKSRAKIEVQLLNEVKLIDVGINVLLA, from the coding sequence ATGAACTGGTACAGCTTTTTTGTACAGAGTGGGAAAGAAGAAGAAATTAAACTTTTTATGGATCGATTTTATGCGCTACAGCACTTGAGTTGTCTAGTACCCAAACGAATGATTCCGGAACGAAAGCAGGGAAAGACTCGTCATTGCACCAAAGTATTGTTTCCAGGCTATATTTTTATCCAAACCGGACAGATTCAAGATTTATATTACAACATCAAAAAAACGCCATATATTTTGTATATGGTCAATGGCGGCATTCACAAGCATGATCAGGCTGCCAATTTTTTCACTCCGATTCCCAAAGAACAGATGGACTGGCTCATCCAGCTATGCGGTGTCAACGGAACAATGGGATACTCGGATATCATTCTCGGCGGGAACCAAATCAAAGTAACGTCCGGACCACTCCTCGGCAAAGAAGCGATGATACGGAAAATTGATAAACGCAAGTCAAGGGCCAAAATTGAGGTGCAGTTGCTGAACGAGGTCAAATTGATCGATGTTGGCATCAATGTCTTACTTGCTTGA